In one Streptomyces sp. NBC_01288 genomic region, the following are encoded:
- a CDS encoding TIM barrel protein, which produces MYTLAVCAEMVFRDLPIHERARRIHEAGFQVEIWDWTRHDLDALTRTPAEFSSMTGYIRGSLTDEAGAAELLRTAEESVKAADQLGCPRLNLHGTGLDSEGLPVVPVTGEPTGAMWIAAHRTLTRLAELGESAGVTFTLENLNAAVDHPGVPFATAADTLALVKAVDRPGLRMNLDLYHAQIGEGNLIELVRKAHELDLIGEIQVADVPGRQEPGTGEINYPAIARALADIGYDGTVAMEAWASESESERALDRFRTAFTV; this is translated from the coding sequence ATGTACACGTTGGCGGTCTGTGCCGAGATGGTCTTCCGGGACCTCCCGATCCACGAGCGGGCCCGGCGCATCCACGAGGCCGGTTTCCAGGTCGAGATCTGGGACTGGACCCGGCACGATCTGGACGCGCTCACGCGGACCCCGGCCGAATTCTCGTCGATGACGGGCTACATCCGGGGCAGCCTCACCGACGAGGCGGGCGCCGCCGAACTCCTGCGCACCGCCGAGGAGTCGGTGAAGGCCGCCGATCAACTGGGCTGCCCCCGGCTGAACTTGCACGGCACCGGCCTCGACTCCGAGGGCCTGCCGGTGGTTCCGGTGACCGGCGAGCCCACCGGCGCGATGTGGATCGCCGCCCACCGCACCCTGACCCGCCTCGCCGAGCTGGGCGAGAGCGCGGGCGTCACCTTCACGCTGGAGAACCTCAACGCCGCGGTCGACCACCCGGGCGTACCGTTCGCGACGGCCGCCGACACCCTGGCCCTGGTCAAGGCGGTGGACCGGCCCGGCCTGCGGATGAACCTGGACCTCTACCACGCGCAGATCGGCGAGGGGAACCTCATCGAACTCGTCCGCAAGGCCCACGAGTTGGACCTCATCGGCGAGATCCAGGTGGCGGACGTACCCGGCCGCCAAGAGCCCGGCACCGGCGAGATCAACTACCCGGCGATCGCCCGCGCCCTCGCCGACATCGGCTACGACGGCACGGTCGCGATGGAGGCGTGGGCCTCGGAGAGCGAGAGCGAGCGCGCCCTGGACCGCTTCCGCACCGCGTTCACGGTCTGA
- a CDS encoding LacI family DNA-binding transcriptional regulator, with protein sequence MPTTPAVPDGKRPTLAHVAARAGVSVALVSIVMRGAYGASATTRERVLKAAEEIGYRPDTRARVLRSNRSRLLGVQFGLRHPFHTDLVEGIYAAAEPAGYQVALSAVAPTRGERQAVEALLADRCEALVLLGPEVPAARLAHLATQVPVVSVARRLRPAPPAVDVVRTADDEGARQAVDHLVALGHRAIAHIDGGRAPGAADRRRGYRTAMHRHGLDDHVRVLPGGLTEDDGARAARTLLAEKRRPSSVLAFNDRCATGVLDTFLRAGVSVPGDISVVGFDDTSLSRLAHIDLTTVAQDVPRLAELAVGRAIARLDGEAVADGEQVVPPHLVVRGTTAPPATG encoded by the coding sequence GTGCCGACCACCCCCGCGGTCCCCGACGGAAAGCGGCCCACGCTGGCCCATGTCGCGGCCCGGGCGGGCGTGTCCGTCGCGCTCGTCTCCATCGTGATGCGCGGGGCCTACGGCGCGAGCGCCACCACCCGCGAGCGGGTGCTCAAGGCCGCCGAGGAGATCGGCTACCGGCCCGACACCCGGGCCAGGGTGCTGCGCAGCAACCGCTCACGCCTGCTCGGCGTGCAGTTCGGGCTGCGCCATCCCTTCCACACCGACCTGGTGGAGGGCATCTACGCCGCCGCCGAACCCGCCGGCTACCAGGTCGCGCTCAGCGCGGTCGCGCCCACGCGCGGTGAGCGGCAGGCCGTGGAGGCGCTGCTCGCCGACCGCTGCGAGGCCCTCGTCCTGCTCGGCCCCGAGGTCCCGGCCGCCCGCCTCGCGCACCTCGCGACCCAGGTCCCGGTCGTCTCGGTGGCCCGGCGGCTACGGCCCGCCCCACCTGCCGTGGACGTCGTCCGCACCGCCGACGACGAGGGCGCCCGCCAGGCCGTGGACCACCTGGTCGCGCTCGGTCACCGCGCCATCGCCCACATCGACGGCGGCCGGGCACCCGGCGCCGCCGACCGCCGCCGCGGCTACCGCACCGCGATGCACCGCCACGGCCTCGACGACCACGTCCGCGTGTTGCCCGGCGGTCTCACCGAGGACGACGGCGCGCGGGCCGCCCGCACCCTGCTGGCGGAGAAACGCCGGCCCAGCTCGGTCCTCGCCTTCAACGACCGCTGCGCCACCGGCGTCCTCGACACCTTCCTGCGGGCCGGGGTGTCCGTCCCCGGCGACATCTCCGTGGTCGGCTTCGACGACACCAGCCTGTCCCGGCTCGCGCACATCGACCTCACCACCGTCGCCCAGGACGTCCCGCGCCTCGCGGAACTCGCCGTGGGCCGCGCCATCGCCCGCCTGGACGGCGAGGCCGTAGCGGACGGGGAGCAGGTCGTCCCGCCCCACCTCGTCGTCCGCGGCACCACAGCTCCGCCTGCTACGGGCTGA
- a CDS encoding DUF4032 domain-containing protein, with product MALQINATNPEHPVLLLELPWDVPLEEWPDEYLVPLPRGISRHVVRYARAGSEVIAVKELAERPALREYELLRDLDRLGIPAVDPLAVVTGRADAAGEPLEPVLITRHLGGSMPYRSMFETTLRPATMHRLMDALAVLLVRLHLAGFAWGDCSLSNTLFRRDAGAYAAYLVDAETGDLHPALSNGQRDYDLDLARVNISGELLDLEASGALHPSVDPIEFGMEICARYQSLWEELTRVSVYPAGKYHFIERRIRRLNELGFDVAEMQIEHSSNGDTVTFVPKVVDAGHHQRQLLRLTGLDAEENQARRLLNDLESWMATQDDYAPGDPLAARPEVLAHRWVRDVFRPTVRAVPLELRGAMDPAEIYHELLEHRWYMSEHAQHDIGLDTAVDDYLKNILPKARETLEPTTPE from the coding sequence ATGGCACTGCAAATCAACGCGACGAACCCGGAGCATCCGGTCCTCCTGCTGGAACTGCCCTGGGACGTCCCCCTGGAGGAGTGGCCGGACGAGTACCTGGTGCCGCTGCCGCGCGGTATCTCCCGCCACGTCGTGCGCTACGCCCGCGCCGGCAGCGAGGTTATAGCCGTCAAGGAACTGGCGGAACGCCCCGCGCTGCGCGAGTACGAGCTGCTGCGCGACCTGGACCGGCTCGGCATCCCGGCGGTCGACCCCCTCGCCGTGGTCACCGGACGCGCCGACGCCGCCGGCGAGCCGCTGGAGCCGGTGCTGATCACTCGGCACCTGGGCGGCTCGATGCCGTACCGCTCGATGTTCGAGACGACGCTGCGGCCGGCCACCATGCACCGGCTGATGGACGCGCTCGCGGTGCTGCTGGTGCGGCTGCACCTGGCCGGGTTCGCGTGGGGCGACTGCTCGCTGTCCAACACGCTGTTCCGGCGGGACGCGGGCGCGTACGCCGCGTATCTGGTGGACGCGGAGACCGGCGATCTGCACCCGGCGCTGAGCAACGGGCAGCGCGACTACGACCTCGACCTCGCCCGCGTGAACATCAGCGGGGAACTGCTCGACCTGGAGGCGTCCGGGGCGCTGCACCCCTCCGTCGACCCGATCGAGTTCGGCATGGAGATCTGCGCCCGGTACCAGAGTCTGTGGGAGGAGCTGACCCGCGTCTCGGTGTACCCGGCGGGCAAGTACCACTTCATCGAACGCCGGATCCGGCGACTGAACGAACTCGGCTTCGACGTGGCCGAGATGCAGATCGAGCACTCCTCCAACGGCGACACGGTCACCTTCGTGCCGAAGGTCGTCGACGCGGGCCACCACCAGCGTCAACTGCTGCGCCTGACCGGCCTGGACGCCGAGGAGAACCAGGCGCGGCGGCTGCTCAACGACCTGGAGTCCTGGATGGCCACCCAGGACGACTACGCCCCGGGCGACCCGCTCGCCGCCCGGCCCGAGGTGCTCGCGCACCGGTGGGTGCGGGACGTGTTCCGGCCGACCGTGCGGGCCGTACCGCTGGAACTGCGCGGCGCGATGGACCCGGCCGAGATCTACCACGAGCTGCTCGAACACCGCTGGTACATGTCCGAGCACGCCCAGCACGACATCGGCCTGGACACGGCGGTCGACGACTACCTCAAGAACATCCTGCCGAAGGCCCGCGAGACCCTGGAGCCGACTACCCCGGAGTGA
- a CDS encoding MBL fold metallo-hydrolase: MRADVRQVADGTYLVHGSNTNWVILTDGDAVTLVDTGYPGDRQLVLDSLEQVGSSPKAVTAVLITHAHNDHLGSAEYLRDTYGTPVYLHEAEVPHARREFLQQVTVGDVLKNVWRPGVLPWMVHTIRVGGTEQHPVAAAEAFPGADGPLDLPGRPVPVHTPGHTSGHCVFHLPDSGIVISGDALVSGHPTSRIKGPQLLPDMFHHERERAVASLDVLEALDAETLLPGHGPLHTGPVREAARRAREHAI; this comes from the coding sequence ATGCGGGCAGATGTACGCCAAGTCGCCGACGGCACCTACCTGGTGCACGGCAGCAACACCAACTGGGTGATCCTCACGGACGGCGACGCGGTCACGCTGGTGGACACCGGGTACCCCGGGGACCGGCAGCTCGTGCTCGACTCCCTTGAGCAGGTGGGGAGTTCACCGAAAGCCGTCACGGCGGTGCTGATCACCCACGCGCACAACGACCACCTCGGTTCGGCGGAGTACCTGCGCGACACCTACGGCACGCCGGTGTACCTGCACGAGGCCGAAGTACCGCACGCACGGCGGGAGTTCCTCCAGCAGGTGACCGTCGGGGACGTACTGAAGAACGTCTGGCGTCCCGGAGTGCTGCCGTGGATGGTGCACACGATCCGCGTCGGCGGCACCGAGCAGCATCCCGTCGCCGCGGCCGAGGCGTTCCCGGGCGCGGACGGCCCGCTCGACCTGCCCGGCCGGCCCGTCCCCGTGCACACCCCCGGCCATACGAGCGGGCACTGCGTGTTCCATCTCCCGGACAGCGGGATCGTGATCTCCGGGGACGCCCTGGTGAGCGGCCACCCGACCTCCCGGATCAAGGGCCCGCAGCTGCTGCCCGACATGTTCCATCACGAGCGCGAGCGTGCCGTGGCCTCGCTGGACGTCCTCGAAGCGCTCGACGCCGAGACCCTGCTGCCCGGCCACGGCCCGCTGCACACCGGTCCGGTCCGTGAGGCGGCGCGGCGCGCCCGCGAGCACGCGATCTAA
- a CDS encoding alpha-ketoglutarate-dependent dioxygenase AlkB encodes MTAHHLQGSLFDQTDQLRPGPLHGIRRTALGLGAWIDVLPGWLGGADTLFEELATEVPWRAERRQMYDQVVAVPRLLAYYGADDTLPHPVLTEARDALSAYYARELGEPFSTSGLCYYRDGRDSVAWHGDRIGRGAREDTMVAILSVGAPRDLLLRPVRGGESVRRPLGHGDLIVMGGSCQRTWEHCVPKTTRAAGPRISVQFRPHGVH; translated from the coding sequence ATGACCGCGCACCACCTCCAGGGCTCCCTCTTCGACCAGACCGACCAGCTCCGCCCCGGCCCCCTCCACGGGATCCGCCGTACGGCACTGGGACTCGGCGCCTGGATCGACGTGCTGCCCGGGTGGCTCGGCGGCGCCGACACCCTCTTCGAGGAGTTGGCCACCGAGGTGCCGTGGCGCGCGGAGCGCCGTCAGATGTACGACCAGGTCGTCGCCGTACCGCGACTGCTCGCCTACTACGGCGCCGACGACACGCTCCCCCACCCGGTGCTCACCGAGGCCCGAGACGCTCTCTCGGCGTACTACGCGCGGGAGTTGGGCGAACCGTTCTCCACGTCCGGGCTCTGCTACTACCGCGACGGCCGGGACAGTGTCGCCTGGCACGGCGACCGGATCGGGCGGGGTGCCCGCGAGGACACGATGGTGGCGATCCTCTCCGTGGGCGCGCCCCGCGACCTGCTGCTACGGCCCGTGCGCGGCGGCGAGTCGGTGCGGCGCCCGCTCGGGCACGGCGACCTGATCGTGATGGGCGGCTCCTGTCAGCGGACCTGGGAGCACTGCGTCCCCAAGACCACCCGCGCCGCGGGACCGCGCATCAGCGTGCAGTTCCGCCCGCACGGCGTGCACTGA
- a CDS encoding TetR/AcrR family transcriptional regulator: protein MAVEATAKRVTRRRVRTRAKLLDAAFAVFAAKGFGRVSIEEVCEAAGYSRGAFYSNFGSLDELFFALYRDRAELIADQVAGAFALDGPDLDVPAAVDRVTDVLLLDLDWLLVKTDFLVHAARDPAVAQTLLDHRARLRGAIADRLIRARGHTQLPAVLGDIEGAAHAVIAAYDGVTTQLLLDKDAERARSWLKQLLTALLTDGSNTPE, encoded by the coding sequence ATGGCGGTGGAGGCGACGGCCAAACGTGTGACCAGGCGCCGGGTGCGCACGCGCGCCAAGCTGCTGGACGCCGCGTTCGCCGTGTTCGCGGCGAAGGGGTTCGGGCGGGTCTCCATCGAGGAGGTCTGCGAGGCCGCCGGTTACAGCCGGGGCGCGTTCTACTCGAACTTCGGCAGCCTGGACGAGCTGTTCTTCGCGCTCTACCGGGACCGGGCCGAGCTGATCGCCGACCAGGTGGCCGGCGCGTTCGCGCTCGACGGGCCCGACCTCGATGTGCCCGCGGCGGTGGACCGGGTCACCGACGTGCTGCTCCTCGACCTGGACTGGCTGCTGGTGAAGACCGACTTCCTGGTGCACGCGGCCCGGGACCCGGCCGTCGCCCAGACCCTCCTCGACCACCGAGCACGGCTGCGCGGCGCGATCGCCGACCGGCTCATCCGGGCACGCGGACACACTCAACTGCCCGCCGTACTGGGCGACATCGAGGGCGCCGCCCACGCGGTGATCGCCGCGTACGACGGAGTCACCACCCAGCTGCTGCTCGACAAGGACGCCGAGCGGGCGCGCTCCTGGCTCAAGCAGTTGCTCACCGCGCTGCTGACCGACGGCAGCAACACCCCTGAATGA
- a CDS encoding FAD-binding dehydrogenase yields the protein MDADVIVVGAGLAGLVAAHELTSRGRRVALVDQENANNLGGQAFWSFGGLFLVDSPEQRRLGIKDSFDLAWSDWQGSAGFDRVDDEDSWAVRWARAYVEFAAGEKRTWLDGHGIKLLPTVGWAERGDLRAHGHGNSVPRFHVTWGTGTGVVEPFVNYARQAARDGLLTFYYRHQVDELVVEEGEARGVRGTVLAEDNAARGVSSSREAIGDFELTAQAVVVTTGGIGANHDIVREYWPERLGTPPAEMVTGVPAYVDGRMLDISAEAGVRLVNRDRMWHYTEGLQNWDPVWPGHGIRILPGPSSLWFDALGRRLPDPCLPGYDTLNTLKYLRTTEDLAEHDHSWFILTQKIIEKEFALSGSEQNPDITAKDKKAVLRDRLLGKGAPGPVDAFLRKGADFVTAGNLEQLVEKMNQLTDKPLLDAAVVRRQIEARDLQMANPYSKDSQVQGIRNARRYIGDRLGRVATPHRILDPAAGPLIGVKLHVLTRKTLGGIQTDLDSRALAADGKPIGGLYAAGEVAGFGGGGVHGYNALEGTFLGGCLFSGRAAGRAAAKQTA from the coding sequence ATGGATGCGGACGTCATCGTCGTCGGAGCCGGGCTGGCCGGTCTGGTCGCGGCCCATGAACTGACCAGCCGGGGACGCCGGGTCGCGCTCGTCGACCAGGAGAACGCCAACAACCTCGGCGGGCAGGCGTTCTGGTCCTTCGGCGGACTGTTCCTCGTCGACTCGCCGGAACAGCGCCGTCTCGGCATCAAGGACTCCTTCGACCTGGCCTGGAGTGACTGGCAGGGCAGCGCCGGTTTTGACCGCGTCGACGACGAGGACTCGTGGGCGGTGCGCTGGGCGCGCGCCTACGTCGAGTTCGCGGCCGGCGAGAAGCGGACCTGGCTCGACGGGCACGGCATCAAGCTGCTGCCCACGGTCGGGTGGGCGGAACGCGGCGACCTGCGCGCCCACGGCCACGGCAACTCCGTCCCGCGCTTCCACGTCACCTGGGGCACCGGCACCGGAGTCGTCGAACCCTTCGTGAACTACGCCAGGCAGGCCGCCCGTGACGGACTGCTCACCTTCTACTACCGTCACCAGGTCGACGAGTTGGTGGTCGAGGAGGGCGAGGCGCGCGGCGTCCGCGGCACGGTCCTCGCCGAGGACAACGCGGCCCGGGGCGTCTCCTCCAGCCGCGAGGCGATCGGCGACTTCGAACTCACCGCGCAGGCCGTCGTCGTCACCACCGGCGGCATCGGTGCCAACCATGACATCGTCCGCGAGTACTGGCCCGAGCGCCTCGGCACTCCGCCTGCGGAGATGGTCACCGGCGTACCGGCCTACGTCGACGGCCGGATGCTCGACATCAGCGCCGAAGCGGGCGTACGACTCGTCAACCGCGACCGCATGTGGCACTACACCGAGGGCCTCCAGAACTGGGACCCGGTCTGGCCCGGCCACGGCATCCGCATCCTGCCCGGCCCGTCGTCCCTGTGGTTCGACGCCCTCGGCCGCCGCCTGCCCGACCCGTGCCTGCCGGGCTACGACACCCTCAACACCCTCAAGTACCTGCGCACCACCGAGGACTTGGCGGAGCACGACCACTCCTGGTTCATCCTCACCCAGAAGATCATCGAGAAGGAGTTCGCGCTGTCGGGCTCCGAGCAGAACCCCGACATCACCGCCAAGGACAAGAAGGCGGTCCTGCGCGACCGGCTCCTCGGCAAGGGCGCCCCGGGCCCGGTGGACGCCTTCCTGCGCAAGGGCGCGGACTTCGTGACCGCCGGCAATCTGGAGCAACTGGTCGAGAAGATGAACCAGTTGACCGACAAGCCTCTTCTGGACGCGGCCGTCGTGCGGCGCCAGATCGAGGCCCGCGACCTCCAGATGGCCAACCCCTACAGCAAGGACTCCCAGGTCCAGGGCATCCGCAACGCCCGCCGCTACATCGGCGACCGCCTGGGCCGCGTGGCCACCCCGCACCGCATCCTGGACCCGGCGGCCGGGCCCCTGATCGGCGTCAAACTGCACGTCCTGACCCGCAAGACCCTCGGCGGCATCCAGACGGACCTCGACTCACGCGCGCTGGCCGCCGACGGAAAGCCGATCGGCGGGTTGTACGCGGCGGGCGAGGTCGCGGGCTTCGGTGGTGGTGGGGTCCACGGCTACAACGCGCTCGAAGGCACGTTCCTGGGTGGCTGCCTCTTCTCGGGCCGGGCGGCGGGACGCGCGGCGGCGAAGCAGACGGCCTAG
- a CDS encoding DUF488 domain-containing protein produces the protein MTVRVRRVYDPPEPEDGVRVMVDRLWPRGLSKDAARVDEWPKGITPSTELRRWYHAGEGDFDEFSSRFEAELAESEAAQLLHTLRNLVRMGPVTLVTAVRSPERSHASVLARLLEG, from the coding sequence GTGACCGTCCGCGTGCGTCGTGTCTACGATCCGCCCGAGCCGGAGGACGGTGTGCGCGTCATGGTCGATCGGCTGTGGCCGCGTGGCCTGTCCAAGGACGCGGCCCGGGTCGACGAGTGGCCCAAGGGGATCACCCCGTCGACCGAACTGCGCCGCTGGTATCACGCGGGCGAGGGCGACTTCGACGAGTTCAGCAGCCGTTTCGAGGCCGAGCTCGCCGAATCCGAGGCGGCTCAACTCCTGCACACCCTGCGGAACTTGGTCCGTATGGGACCGGTGACCCTGGTGACGGCGGTCAGGTCGCCGGAGCGGAGTCACGCCTCGGTGCTGGCCCGCCTCCTGGAGGGGTGA
- a CDS encoding serine protein kinase RIO, with protein MSRNDFPQHPQHSRLPAFPDDFGTAPYRHGPPPGNAVPDDIDDRFVFEFRPYDDLADGQRWSTWLRVEPLSRGPEPLPDWVVTSQGAIDTELGVLKTGKEADVHLVERADPRDPAPGVVMAAKRYRSPEHRTFHRTASYTEGRSVKRSRDERALKRKSTFGRQVAAGEWAVSEWAALVRLWNLGLPVPYPVQIDGTEILMEWITVVDEDGTVQTAPRLAQTRPSPDLLAAYFEQLTDALAVMVQNGLVHGDLSAYNILAAGERLVIIDLPQIVDLVGNLNGMTYLQRDCANICGWFRSRGLDVDEHALFAELMAHAF; from the coding sequence ATGTCTCGCAACGACTTCCCGCAACACCCCCAGCACTCTCGACTCCCGGCGTTTCCTGACGACTTCGGCACCGCCCCCTACCGCCACGGCCCGCCGCCGGGCAACGCGGTACCGGACGACATCGACGACCGGTTCGTCTTCGAATTCCGCCCCTACGACGACCTCGCCGACGGCCAGCGCTGGTCGACCTGGCTCCGCGTCGAACCCCTGAGCCGGGGCCCCGAGCCGCTCCCGGACTGGGTGGTGACCTCGCAGGGCGCGATCGACACCGAACTCGGCGTCCTCAAGACCGGCAAGGAGGCGGACGTCCACCTCGTCGAGCGCGCCGACCCGCGCGACCCCGCCCCCGGGGTCGTCATGGCGGCCAAGCGGTACCGCTCCCCCGAGCACCGGACCTTCCACCGCACCGCGTCCTACACCGAGGGCCGCTCGGTGAAGCGCTCACGCGACGAGCGTGCCCTGAAACGGAAGAGCACCTTCGGCCGGCAGGTCGCGGCCGGCGAGTGGGCGGTGTCCGAATGGGCCGCGCTGGTACGGCTCTGGAACCTCGGGCTGCCGGTCCCCTATCCGGTCCAGATCGACGGCACCGAGATCCTGATGGAGTGGATCACCGTCGTCGACGAGGACGGCACCGTCCAGACAGCGCCCCGGCTCGCCCAGACCCGCCCCTCACCCGACCTGCTGGCGGCGTACTTCGAGCAACTCACCGACGCGCTCGCGGTGATGGTGCAGAACGGCCTCGTGCACGGCGACCTCTCGGCGTACAACATCCTGGCGGCAGGCGAACGGCTGGTCATCATCGACCTGCCACAGATCGTCGACCTGGTCGGCAACCTCAACGGGATGACCTACCTCCAGCGCGACTGCGCCAACATCTGCGGCTGGTTCCGTTCCCGGGGCCTCGATGTCGACGAGCACGCCCTGTTCGCCGAGCTGATGGCCCACGCCTTCTGA